In Plectropomus leopardus isolate mb unplaced genomic scaffold, YSFRI_Pleo_2.0 unplaced_scaffold28554, whole genome shotgun sequence, the following are encoded in one genomic region:
- the LOC121938123 gene encoding UTP--glucose-1-phosphate uridylyltransferase-like, whose protein sequence is MGMSGENGEAWYPPGHGDVYASFSNSGLLDKLIAEGKEYIFVSNIDNLGATVDLFILNHLMSQPADRRCEFIMEVTDKTRADVKGGTLIQYEDHLRLLEIAQVPKAHVDEFKSVTKFKIFNTNNLWISLPAIKRLHEKNAMDLEIIVNPKTLDGGLNVIQLETAVGAAIKSFDNAMGVNVPRSRFLPVKTSSDLLLVMSNLYSLDAGSLTMSKRREFPTTPHVKLGSSFTKVQEFLSRFENIPDMLELDHLTVSGDVTFGKNVSLKGTVIIIANHGDRIDIPAGAMLENKIVSGNLRILDH, encoded by the exons ATGGGGATGAGTGGAGAGAACGGGGAGGCCTGGTACCCGCCGGGACACGGAGACGTCTACGCCAGCTTCTCCAACAGCGGCCTGCTGGACAAACTCATCGCTGAGGGGAAGGAGTACATCTTTGTGTCCAACATCGACAACCTGGGCGCCACCGTCGACCTCTTCATCCTAAACCACCTGATGAGCCAGCCGGCCGACAGACGCTGCGAGTTCATCATGGAGGTCACCGACAAAACCAGAGCGGACGTCAAG ggcGGTACGCTGATCCAGTACGAGGATCACCTGAGGCTGCTGGAGATCGCGCAGGTGCCGAAGGCCCACGTGGACGAGTTCAAGTCCGTCACCAAGTTCAAGATCTTCAACACCAACAACCTCTGGATCTCTCTGCCCGCCATCAAGAGGCTGCACGAGAAAAACGCCATGGACCTGGAGATCATCGTCAACCCAAAG ACGCTGGACGGCGGTTTGAACGTCATCCAGTTGGAGACGGCCGTGGGCGCTGCAATCAAGAGCTTCGATAACGCCATGGGTGTGAATGTCCCTCGCAGCCGCTTCCTGCCGGTGAAGACGTCGTCCGACCTGCTTCTGGTGATGTCCAACCTGTACAGCCTGGACGCCGGCTCGCTCACCATGAGCAAGAGGAGGGAGTTCCCCACCACGCCGCACGTCAAGCTGGGCAGCTCCTTCACCAAG GTTCAGGAGTTCCTGTCGAGGTTCGAGAACATCCCGGACATGTTGGAGCTGGACCACCTCACTGTGTCCGGAGACGTCACCTTCGGAAAGAACGTCTCTCTGAAG GGAACCGTCATCATCATCGCCAATCACGGCGATCGGATCGATATTCCCGCCGGCGCGATGCTGGAGAACAAGATCGTCTCAGGAAACCTGCGGATCCTCGACCACTGA